The following are encoded together in the Babesia microti strain RI chromosome II, complete genome genome:
- a CDS encoding Protein tssc1 homolog (overlaps_old_locusTagID:BBM_II02070) gives MLLRCGRICTYPNETLKHAFINASDFKISLLSFDKSLVEHICHPFNNLVDSVAYSNNLLIVGASKSSKGQLSIYKINLDGSSFDTINTFGETLGRPVRILPSKDNIIVLHSLGISIYNCISNNSYKKVNHISSTFNQIAISSHRPNTIATANQLVELLDLRNSSLFTGIKTGYCHRGNITYVDFNPNAENAIVTSGIDGHLAFWDIRKFERPLKIGKISDNWITSAIHNPFHDQLLIATDTSGCVKLITCEFEKISTTRVKSPVYNACWSCTDTWTYAFQDESYQSNGFQKVTVPRETKYNILLGDSIKTL, from the exons ATGCTTCTTCGTTGCGGGCGCATCTGCACATACCCAAATGAGACGCTAAAGCACGCCTTCATCAACGCCTCTGATTTCAAA ATATCATTACTTTCGTTTGATAAATCACTGGTTGAACATATTTGTCATccattcaacaatttggtGGATTCTGTTGCATATTCcaacaatttattgattGTTGGAGCGTCTAAGTCATCAAAGG GCCAATTAagtatttataaaattaatttggatGGGTCTAGTTTCGATACAATAAACACTTTTGGTGAAACGTTGGGTAGACCTGTTAG AATTTTGCCTTCCAAAGACAACATAATAGTACTACACTCACTTGGAATATCTATTTATAACTGTATCAGTAATAATAGCTATAAAAAAGTTAACCATATAAGCAGCACATTTAATCAAATCGCAATCAGTTCGCACAGGCCAAACACGATAGCCACGGCAAATCAGTTGGTCGAGCTTCTGGATTTGAGAAATAGTAGCTTGTTTACTGGAATTAAAACTGGATATTGTCATCGAGGCAATATCACATATGTAGATTTTAACCCAAATGCGGAGAATGCAATAGTAACAAGCGGTATTGATGGACATTTGGCCTTTTGGGACATACGAAAATTTGAGCGGCCACTTAAG atTGGAAAAATAAGTGATAATTGGATAACCTCCGCAATACATAATCCGTTCCATGACCAATTACTTATTGCTACTG ATACAAGTGGCTGTGTAAAGTTGATAACCtgtgaatttgaaaaaattagtaCCACCAGAGTCAAATCGCCAGTATACAATGCTTGCTGGAGCTGCACAGATACCTGGACCTATGCCTTCCAAGATGAATCGTACCAATCGAATGGGTTTCAAAAAGTAACTGTGCCAAGGGAAaccaaatataatattttactgGGTGATTCGATAAAAACATTGTAA
- a CDS encoding hypothetical protein (overlaps_old_locusTagID:BBM_II02055.) produces MVLLHNNYNEVQFEKYFLRWCKRFNALKLEGHTKQNSKTINLIKQLSNVVLRDSYLMVLCDVLGSSNTRAAAIFIRLLVSISSLCLRANRDGMFPIGTMRRVNTDVNSEVIDRCYVILYKLLPSAIMKFLSIRSYSRLNRVPDKYLKVKNDLYTLLINISHLISKNLKVKKNNGNKCIYSVYKAMPKGNTKSVLKNAIVHIYRLRNNNFRLSNDDIFKEIKKKAKITGSTSDRQNYLNNFVIPTNCFEQKNVANIGSIIIRCIEFMAKGLRIDVDMCRTKNVDKLLIKCHIKLQSIKNNPFTHFAMKYGDKEQICNDDNTTGIKNKLVKTPSKTTFRDMYLKLLELISDGNSNRYTNKQSIELTDDDLTKLIVMHGEIRRLIWGPALIRYMKLRECCEFNIKNDKISQIRKFSQTELDRVLAINGLLERMSLTLGFGRPSWLAAAQNHTDSYILKS; encoded by the coding sequence ATGGTACTTTTgcataataattacaacGAGGTTCAATTCGAGAAATACTTTCTAAGGTGGTGCAAAAGGTTTAATGCACTAAAATTGGAGGGTCATACTAAGCAAAACtctaaaacaattaatctAATAAAACAATTGAGTAATGTGGTACTCAGAGACTCTTATTTAATGGTTCTTTGTGATGTATTAGGGTCTAGTAATACCAGGGCCGCTGCCATATTTATTAGACTACTAGTAAGTATATCCAGTCTATGCCTAAGAGCCAACAGGGATGGAATGTTTCCAATTGGGACTATGAGGAGAGTGAATACTGATGTCAATTCAGAAGTTATTGACAGGTGTTATGTCATCCTGTATAAGCTGTTGCCCAGTGCAATAATGAAGTTTTTAAGTATTAGATCTTACAGTCGTCTTAACCGCGTACCcgataaatatttgaaggtaaaaaatgatttgtacACACTTCTAATCAATATATCCCATTTGATTAGTAAAAATCTAAAGGTAAAAAAAAACAATGGAAACAAGTGTATATACAGTGTCTACAAGGCCATGCCCAAGGGAAACACCAAAAGTGTGttaaaaaatgcaattgttCACATTTATAGGTTGagaaataacaattttaggCTCtctaatgatgatattttcaAGGAAATTAAGAAAAAAGCTAAAATTACAGGATCCACGAGTGACcgtcaaaattatttaaataactttGTTATACCAACAAACTGTTTTGAGCAAAAAAATGTTGCAAATATTGgtagtattattattagatGCATTGAATTTATGGCGAAGGGTTTAAGGATTGACGTAGACATGTGTAGGACTAAGaatgttgataaattgttgatcAAATGCCATATTAAATTACAGagtatcaaaaataatccATTTACGCATTTTGCCATGAAATATGGAGATAAGGAGCAAATATGCAATGATGATAACACTACGGGCATTAAGAACAAATTAGTTAAAACCCCATCGAAAACTACATTTAGAGATATGTATTTGAAACTTTTAGAATTGATATCCGATGGTAATAGCAATAGATACACTAACAAACAATCAATAGAATTGACAGATGATGATTTGACAAAGCTGATTGTGATGCATGGTGAAATTAGGAGATTGATTTGGGGCCCAGCGCTAATTAGATACATGAAATTAAGGGAATGTTGCgaatttaatattaaaaatgataaaatatcgcaaataagaaaattttcacaaacAGAGTTGGATAGGGTACTCGCAATTAATGGGCTACTAGAACGTATGTCTTTGACGCTAGGATTTGGGAGGCCCTCATGGCTTGCTGCTGCTCAAAATCATACAGATTCTTACATACTAAAATCATGA
- a CDS encoding hypothetical protein (overlaps_old_locusTagID:BBM_II02085), with product MQLMIIYPTITNYLHHSPLTNIDRHSKYLSLLTLVYIKSYTQKNISLYSQTILMDISMLQINQLVVQ from the coding sequence ATGcaattaatgattatatatccaacaattactaattatttacatcattcaccattaacaaatatagATAGACATTCTAAGTATCTATCATTATTGACactagtatatattaagTCGTACACACAAAAAAATATCTCACTGTACAGTCAGACCATATTAATGGATATTAGCatgttacaaataaatcaattagtTGTTcagtaa
- a CDS encoding hypothetical protein (overlaps_old_locusTagID:BBM_II02065), with protein sequence MGRIAALCVFCKEKPGIYKKVCCASPFCSVVCGKITGCCRKNNKDVILPPEGDVTGTNTTGVANAARNNAEIDYPVKELSDKEKWELGNNEKLVKMLKDTVVQCILEKIAKSTITGNETSTLSQYVRDPEFMAIADEIVMTIEKANASS encoded by the exons ATGGGTCGGATTGCTGCATTGTGTGTGTTTTGTAAGGAAAAACCAGGGATTTACAAGAAAGTATGTTGTGCCTCACCATTTTGCAGTGTTGTATGCGGTAAAATAACTGGTTGTTGcagaaaaaataataaggATGTCATATTGCCTCCTGAAGGTGATGTAACTGGCACTAATACCACCGGAGTTGCCAACGCCGCTAGAAATAATGCAGAAATTGATTACCCCGTCAAGGAATTGAGTGATAAAGAAAAGTGGGAACTAG GcaataatgaaaaattggTAAAGATGCTAAAAGATACCGTGGTACAGTGTATTTTGGAAAAGATTGCAAAATCTACCATAACTGGAAATGAAACTTCTACATTGTCACAGTACGTCCGAGACCCGGAATTTATGGCAATAGCGGACGAGATAGTTATGACTATTGAGAAAGCTAATGCTAGTAGTTAA
- a CDS encoding NLI interacting factor-like phosphatase (overlaps_old_locusTagID:BBM_II02090) — translation MKLLYGTVYKILKRRCFRKLSNILPESTNHTHNINISKFDRTIPIRSREFTYFSHLQPRKFVSYAGNTAYERWNPNFNFYNYAGLLGLGCIVSLFYDKKDNSVTIGERLENFFNNCTEKATSLIDKFFPPNNEPLLPDFKELNYPPNLPTLVIDVDKVIAKLVYDRRVGWQVVKRPGADNFFKELVNYYEIVIWSDDNYPMASDVVYKWGLPVIGCIHRDQCKKFKGKFIKDLSRLGRNLNRTILIDHEKTATMMQPENSIIIREFNGSEDDDELKLLIDMLKSIAINPQDVRAQIKNLGGGDEDIGRRYQENKDQIDKISESRRRLGRSLGFSTNNVFKHNRH, via the exons ATGAAACTTCTATATGGTACtgtatataaaattctTAAACGAAGATGTTTTCGTAAATTAAGTAATATATTACCAGAATCAACAAATCACACccataatataaatatatcaaaatttgatcGCACTATTCCTATTAGATCGCGGgaatttacatatttctCTCACTTACAACCGCGAAAATTCGTTAGTTATGCTGGAAATACCGCATATGAGAGATGGAATCCCAACTTCAATTTCTACAACTACGCCGGACTACTGGGTTTGGGATGTATTGTATCCCTTTTTTACGATAAAAAGGATAACTCTGTAACTATTGGTGAGAGATTGGAGAACttttttaacaattgtacGGAGAAAGCCACATCCttaattgacaaattttttcCTCCAAATAATGAGCCTTTACTTCCTGACTTTAAGGAATTGAATTATCCACCAAATCTGCCAACGCTGGTGATTGATGTGGATAAAGTTATTGCCAAGCTGGTGTACGATAGGCGCGTGGGTTGGCAAGTGGTGAAACGCCCGGGGGcagataattttttcaaggAACTGGTGaattattatgaaattgtcaTTTGGTCAGATGATAACTATCCTATGGCTTCGGACGTAGTTTACAAATGGGGATTGCCAGTTATTGGTTGTATACACCGTGACCAATGTAAGAAATTTAAGGGCAAGTTTATTAAAGATCTCAGTAGATTGGGCAGGAATTTAAACCgtacaatattaattgatcACGAAAAAACGGCAACTATG ATGCAACCAGAAAACTCGATAATTATAAGGGAATTTAATGGTAGCGAAGATGATGATGAACTGAAATTGCTTATTGACATGTTGAAAA GTATAGCAATTAACCCTCAAGATGTAAGGGCTCAGATCAAAAATTTGGGCGGGGGTGATGAAGATATAGGGAGGAGATATCAAGAGAATAAGGAtcaaattgacaaaatttcAGAGTCTAGGAGGCGGCTTGGTAGATCACTCGGGTTTTCCACAAACAATGTGTTCAAACATAACAGACATTAG
- a CDS encoding hypothetical protein (overlaps_old_locusTagID:BBM_II02060), which translates to MIRKSLRSIVPKKHFDEQYSHTDPITTNKRRSINSNNNDSDGNRLKLEPNFDDGVIHIAGKDIFEFKCLLDKQSLVANVTHKGIPIIYHATQYRNQQFDTKQLKDMSLFTDVACVSHNSSYYDEMSCNSYIASLESLIEIDAINVIKRILVSSDDIWSLSPAKIADEIELNYRRPLSKVVKRMIECLAIGFTHEILLNMQINSISGVSGFIDGEIIKAQTAYTVKGSATDIAFDDVYDIEIESSHVDNNNYNSHHCSQISIKNKFKRHYCDMIIAWRVPINPVKYRNTTGDVDNIFTMLDPRELERVSRVNLSFQGKSKELILSKCYVKIINAINNIIDKSDLDDGIRDNLRYLALAITFQT; encoded by the coding sequence ATGATTCGAAAGTCCCTCCGCTCAATAGTGCCCAAAAAACACTTCGATGAACAATACTCACACACTGATCCAATAACAACTAATAAACGCCGgtcaataaattcaaataataatgattcTGACGGTAATAGATTGAAACTTGAACCAAATTTTGACGATGGCGTAATTCATATTGCCGGTAAAGACATATTTGAGTTTAAATGTCTGCTAGATAAGCAATCCCTCGTAGCAAATGTTACCCATAAAGGTATACCAATCATTTATCATGCCACTCAATATCGcaatcaacaatttgacACAAAACAGCTGAAAGATATGTCATTGTTCACTGATGTAGCATGTGTAAGCCATAACAGTAGTTATTATGACGAAATGAGCTGTAATAGTTACATTGCTTCATTGGAATCattaattgaaattgatgccattaatgttataaaaAGAATACTAGTGAGTAGTGATGATATTTGGTCACTTAGCCCCGCAAAAATTGCGGATGAAATTGAACTTAATTACAGGAGGCCCTTGAGTAAAGTTGTCAAGCGTATGATCGAATGTTTAGCAATCGGATTTACTCATGAGATATTGctaaatatgcaaataaatagtattaGTGGAGTCAGTGGCTTCATCGATGGGGAGATTATCAAGGCACAAACAGCCTATACCGTTAAAGGATCAGCTACTGATATAGCATTTGACGATGTATATGACATAGAAATTGAGTCTAGCCATGTTGACAATAATAACTACAATAGCCATCATTGCAgtcaaatttcaattaaaaataaatttaaaaggCACTATTGCGACATGATAATTGCTTGGAGAGTACCAATTAACCCGGTTAAATATAGAAATACAACTGGTGATGTTGataacatatttacaatgttAGACCCTAGAGAACTAGAGCGAGTTAGCAGGGTAAATTTGTCGTTCCAGGGTAAATCAAAAGAACTCATATTGTCGAAATGTTatgtgaaaataataaatgcaataaataatataattgacAAGTCTGATTTGGATGATGGGATTAGAGATAATTTAAGATATCTAGCCCTGGCAATAACATTTCAAACTTAG
- a CDS encoding FbpA domain protein, putative (overlaps_old_locusTagID:BBM_II02075) gives MYYRKLFTMTLVVQPILLISGVRTHKSIGGPIGFVISPSFMGKTQSYRCHYCKNLPEQIVSIADRIKNYEFIPLPPVTKHPSKNLYLPGETYNIDPITLKIYAHELSQLLCGATLIGVTQVSQERLHAIFLHFRDKWRGTSRLIIYHQNKFYPPIYLGSNVATLYTLTNISNTYLEDTLNVLKNLVVTQVSYKMSSVHTLEIDLVDKTVNNSMYRLKFAPGNRRNNLTVTDITSDTGYIELFNSDEWIFPEKKRQIDRGKMLKNRLNESRQLYNSMHSDNSLKNTIDTNSNKINDSSDNANDNSDINTTFNGIEVRNVPNDNDLEYNNLTNIFGSGKNKKGNIPIAKLMNQSVPGLSLGTAVDICRSANVPEEKFIKELTNIELQFLMDKVKMWQKISVDDNELLPHISQIDGIYYYNVTNFRGIDTSDVNIYTSVMEMLYCYYESNTIPCRHRDLANKAANLCETQKGKLERMANSITPTDSSERLAVIEDKIDLLDNYNKSISECMLYTTMDSHQMLLEMIEDMQELTSSKCTGTTDRIKFKGNALEFDKQLHKFTQNDNAFDKSNQNASLAARERLYGGLLAVKCLVDDPDSPVLVIGRNAKQNEKIIMEIGKPEDLWFHASHVPGAHVLLKYKKKLSNEMIKKVIQFSADVAAYFSKAKGGRKSYSLSNVKPCVGDSSVEVTMARFSDVVKEEGMEMGAVLIRAGKIIKANPRRARKKVEDAINHRINSS, from the exons atgTACTatagaaaattatttacaatgaCACTGGTGGTACAACCTATACTTTTGATAAGTGGTGTTAGGACGCATAAGTCAATTGGCGGTCCAATTGGTTTTGTGATTTCCCCGTCTTTTATGGGGAAAACGCAGAGTTATAGGTGTCattattgtaaaaatttgccCGAACAGATAGTTTCAATAGCAGATAggattaaaaattatgaatttaTACCCTTGCCACCAGTGACCAAGCATCCCAGCaagaatttatatttaccGGGCGAAACGTATAACATAGACCCTATTACTCTTAAAATCTATGCGCATGAGTTATCACAACTATTGTGCGGTGCCACGCTAATTGGAGTGACACAAGTATCCCAAGAAAGACTACatgcaatttttttacattttcGGGACAAATGGAGGGGCACTAGCcgtttaataatttaccatcaaaacaaattttatcccCCCATTTATCTGGGCTCAAACGTTGCCACTCTGTATACCCTCACAAACATCTCGAATACATATCTTGAAGATACCCTTAATGTGTTGAAGAATCTGGTAGTCACTCAAGTGTCCTATAAAATGTCTAGTGTTCATACGTTGGAAATTGATTTGGTGGATAAAACTGTTAATAATTCTATGTATAGATTGAAATTTGCACCTGGGAACCGTAGGAACAATTTAACCGTAACAGATATTACCAGCGACACTGGATACATTGAGCTGTTTAATTCAGACGAATGGATATTCCCAGAAAAAAAAAGACAAATTGATAGGGgaaaaatgttaaaaaataGACTAAATGAATCTAGGCAACTATATAATAGCATGCACAGTGACAATTCGTtgaaaaatacaattgatacaaattctaataaaataaatgattcATCAGATAATGCAAATGATAATAGCGACATAAACACGACATTCAATGGTATAGAGGTTAGAAACGTGCCTAATGACAATGATTTGGAATATAATAActtaacaaatatatttgggtCTGGGAAAAATAAAAAGGGTAACATACCAATAGCAAAACTGATGAACCAGTCAGTCCCTGGGTTAAGCTTGGGGACTGCTGTTGACATTTGCCGATCAGCAAATGTCCCCGAAGAGAAGTTTATCAAAGAACTAACCAATATTGAACTGCAGTTCCTCATGGATAAGGTGAAAATGTGGCAAAAAATCAGTGTCGATGATAACGAACTATTACCACATATATCGCAAATCGATGGTATATACTATTACAATGTTACAAACTTCAGGGGTATTGATACCAGTGatgttaatatttacactaGTGTAATGGAGATGTTATACTGTTACTATGAGTCAAATACGATCCCATGTCGTCATAGGGACCTTGCAAATAAGGCAGCCAATTTGTGTGAGACTCAGAAAGGAAAGTTAGAGAGGATGGCAAATTCAATAACTCCAACCGATTCATCCGAAAGGTTGGCAGTTATCGAAGATAAGATTGACTTACTGGACAACTATaacaaatcaatttctGAGTGCATGTTATATACTACAATGGATAGCCACCAA ATGTTACTGGAAATGATTGAGGATATGCAAGAGCTTACTAGCTCCAAGTGTACTGGCACTACAGACCGAATTAAATTCAAGGGTAATGCCCTAGAATTTGACAAGCAACTGCACAAATTTACCCAAAACGATAATGCATTTGACAAATCAAATCAGAACGCTAGTCTAGCAGCTAGAGAGCGATTGTATGGAGGCTTGCTCGCAGTGAAGTGTTTGGTTGATGACCCTGATTCGCCAGTGTTGGTAATTGGCAGAAATGCGAAACAA aatgaaaaaataataatggaAATCGGTAAGCCTGAAGACCTTTGGTTCCATGCTTCACATGTACCCGGGGCGCATGTACTATTGAAGTATAAAAAGAAGCTGTCAAATGAAATGATTAAGAAAGTGATTCAATTCTCCGCCGACGTAGCCGCATATTTTTCCAAGGCTAAGGGGGGTAGAAAATCATATTCATTGTCAAATGTAAAGCCCTGTGTTGGAGATAGTTCTGTGGAGGTTACAATGGCTAGGTTTTCTGATGTGGTGAAAGAAGAAGGCATGGAGATGGGGGCCGTACTGATCAGGGCGGGCAAAATCATCAAAGCCAA TCCTAGAAGAGCAAGAAAAAAAGTCGAAGATGCTATTAATCATAGGATTAATAGTAGCTAG
- a CDS encoding Vacuolar protein sorting-associated protein 53 A (overlaps_old_locusTagID:BBM_II02080), giving the protein MAYYYNFEGLPISSVDVSDVLDTLIWDEDMEEIPLTSGHSFDPVCEALTLGAIKGFQVPDKIGNTLHSNESDTTTATTPMVESSQSHAINLLDQISKDLEPTGPIDLLHQQCSAAINKFSCDVGLYSDLISSTASKIDSSAGDLVDIYTAKVNISETILSLKRFATFLSLVTTASTYLANKDYGTIAFILLVCKNLLISLESVINIITFQKFTEYYNKFCTLTRVSIEKDLNSILNGIDLAQEYKYFKTNECCLCLDLIDTSIKCSIIEQVVDKFMDQYKQCFRGSDRESAEFSRRISWFRRNLPSVNDTEKHFPPNWNFTINFTKQFFIESSKDLETLLAKHKSPLVEADLYSMVKMCKEFELEQNETQLPNRIVIRIIPNFDILEYPIVSSDELKLEYTIESEKVDFSGHFTNCFEGYLGSWLYSQETSLNNFLLPLDNNEIIIQKNDLNVYNSAFQLFTKFRNILSLAMSVSTEQTLLEAFQMLKRVLKLYHQLLIGKWGFGDNRDFDKLCSDGGVLVGTSLYCETMFVDMENKTCQVIRDLYRPICKRHDILDIFSSFRSSIIYKVINEISTSVDIESGYFEKIAQFKAPVDNFIMDIVMICDAMLNVSRNNFPVSCYEYICNKIARYLLKSFKDGVCNFGEDFASKLSAVTVKQINLDIVLLEKYLIGMEIGEGSRNVFNKHMNEEIAFITKYFGKLQLSSC; this is encoded by the exons ATGGCATATTACTACAATTTCGAAGGTCTACCTATATCTTCTGTCGATGTTTCTGATGTTTTGGATACTCTGATTTGGGATGAAGATATGGAGGAAATTCCGTTGACATCTGGCCACAGTTTTGATCCAGTGTGCGAGGCACTAACCCTAGGTGCTATTAAAGGGTTCCAAGTTCCAGATAAAATTGGAAACACTTTACATTCGAACGAGAGCGATACTACGACAGCTACAACTCCCATGGTGGAATCATCGCAATCCCATGCCATAAATCTACTTGATCAAATTTCAAAAGACCTAGAACCAACAGGTCCAATAGATCTCTTGCATCAACAATGCTCTGCGGctattaacaaatttagcTGTGACGTAGGCCTATACTCAGATCTCATTTCTTCTACAGCTAGTAAAATCGATAGTTCGGCAGGAGATCTTGTGGATATATATACTGCTAAAGTAAATATATCCGAAACAATATTATCTCTAAAACGATTTGCAAC TTTTTTATCACTTGTGACAACTGCTAGTACTTATTTGGCAAACAAGGACTATGGCACCATCGCATTCATCTTGCTGGTATGTaagaatttgttaatttcGTTAGAAAgtgttataaatattatcactttccaaaaatttacGGAATATTACAACAAATTCTGCACTCTTACAAGGGTATCTATTGAGAAAGATCTGAATTCCATACTAAATGGTATAGACTTGGCACAAGagtacaaatattttaaaacgAATGAATGTTGCCTATGCCTTGACCTTATAGATACTTCAATTAAATGTTCGATAATTGAACAAGTAGTTGACAAATTTATGGATCAGTACAAGCAATGTTTTAGAGGTTCTGACAGGGAGAGCGCCGAATTTTCACGACGAATTAGTTGGTTCCGGCGCAATCTACCATCAGTAAAT GATACTGAAAAACATTTCCCTCCTAATTGGAATTTCACTATTAATTTcaccaaacaatttttcattgaaTCTTCCAAGGATTTAGAAACATTGCTTGCCAAGCATAAATCTCCTTTAGTTGAAGCCGATCTTTACAGTATGGTGAAAATGTGCAAAGAATTTGAACTGGAGCAGAATGAAACACAATTACCAAATAGAATAGTTATTAGGattattccaaattttgatattttggaATATCCAATAGTGTCTAGTGATGAATTGAAGCTGGAATATACTATAGAATCTGAAAAAGTAGATTTCAGTGGCCActttacaaattgttttgaGGGTTATTTAGGTTCCTGGTTATACAGTCAAGAAACCAgcttaaacaattttttattaccACTCGATAACAATGagataattatacaaaagaACGACTTAAATGTATACAACTCTGCCTTTCAATTGTTTACCAAATTCAGAAACATACTGAGCCTAGCTATGTCTGTTAGCACTGAACAGACGCTATTGGAAGCTTTTCAGATGCTCAAGAGGGTActaaaattgtatcatcaattattaattgggAAATGGGGATTTGGAGATAATCGGGACTTTGACAAACTGTGCAGCGATGGCGGCGTTTTGGTTGGAACAAGTTTATACTGCGAAACCATGTTTGTGGATATGGAAAATAAAACATGCCAAGTTATTCGGGATTTGTACCGGCCTATTTGTAAACGGCATGATATacttgatatattttcatcctTTAGATCCTCAATTATCTATAAAGTGATTAACGAAATTTCAACTAGTGTTGATATAGAGTCTggatattttgaaaaaatagcCCAATTTAag GCACCAgttgataatttcataatGGACATCGTTATGATATGCGATGCAATGTTGAATGTCTCTAGGAACAATTTTCCCGTATCATGCTATGAGTACATATGCAACAAGATAGCTAGATATCTATTGAAGTCTTTCAAGGATGGTGTGTGTAATTTTGGTGAAGATTTTGCGTCAAAATTGAGTGCAGTCACTGTGAAGcagataaatttggatattgTGTTGCTGGAAAAGTATTTAATAGGCATGGAAATTGGTGAAGGTTCTAgaaatgtatttaataaGCACATGAATGAAGAAATCGCATTTATaaccaaatattttggaaAACTGCAACTGAGCTCGTgttaa